The DNA region CATACATTATGATTTACAAAAGAATTATAATCTTGATCTACATCTACAACTCCGTCTAATTGAACATCTTCTCTTGTTCTATTTCTACTAAATTATATATCTATTATACCACCTGTACCACTTGTACTAGCCCCTGAAGTGTTGTGTCTATTTTCTTGTATAGTTCTACTAGTGCCTGTGAAGGGTCTAAAATTACTCATTTTGTGTCTGAAGTAAATCCTGGGATAATCTTATATTTGCTATCTTTAGGCTGTACTGCTATAAAATTCCAAGCTGGCTGGGTTTTAATCTTTTTAGGTCCTTTATCTGAagaatctattttaaaattgtctAACTCAGTAGATGTTTCTGATATAGCTATgtcctgttttttctttttaatctccTTTTCTTGACTTTTAATGATTTCTGCTAACGTTCTTTCTGATTCTTCTGTTTCACTTAGCCTAGTTTTTAGTCTTTTGATAGTGTTTGGTAATTCAGAATCATCAGTTGTTATTTCTTTAcctttactattatttttacttctttttcaatattaacAACTCTGTTTTCTAATAGTGAAATTCTAGCTCCTAATTTGATTAGTAATTCTGATAATTCTAATATTAAAGCCTGANNNNNNNNNNNNNNNNNNNNNNNNNNNNNNNNNNNNNNNNNNNNNNNNNNNNNNNNNNNNNNNNNNNNNNNNNNNNNNNNNNNNNNNNNNNNNNNNNNNNNNNNNNNNNNNNNNNNNNNNNNNNNNNNNNNNNNNNNNNNNNNNNNNNNNNNNNNNNNNNNNNNNNNNNNNNNNNNNNNNNNNNNNNNNNNNNNNNNNNNNNNNNNNNNNNNNNNNNNNNNNNNNNNNNNNNNNNNNNNNNNNNNNNNNNNNNNNNNNNNNNNNNNNNNNNNNNNNNNNNNNNNNNNNNNNNNNNNNNNNNNNNNNNNNNNNNNNNNNNNNNNNNNNNNNNNNNNNNNNNNNNNNNNNNNNNNNNNNNNNNNNNNNNNNNNNNNNNNNNNNNNNNNNNNNNNNNNNNNNNNNNNNNNNNNNNNNNNNNNNNNNNNNNNNNNNNNNNNNNNNNNNNNNNNNNNNNNNNNNNNNNNNNNNNNNNNNNNNNNNNNNNNNNNNNNNNNNNNNNNactgatgaagctatcatttggaaacatgacattggagatgaatattttcaacatttacaagcaacctggagatgataatgatttacaggaagttgactttattgaaaaattagttcatgatcaatttcaaaccacttctagtgaaactgagattgatgaatctgatgatttgcaaatggtctactttcaggaatcaaaggcatgcaattggagaccacaaattgaagaattgccaccacgatcaattgagcccataccttcaagtgttcaaccaccaaaacctgaattgaagccgttaccatttaatctcaaatactcatttttgggagaaaatgaaacttttccggtaataatctcgtccaaacttaatgcgcatcaagaaggtaagttattacagactttgaaaatgcacaaaaatgcattaggatggaccatagctgacataaaaggaattagccctttgatttgcacacacaggatttatttggaggaaaatgctaaaaccatctagagaaatgcaacgaaggcttaatcctaatatgaaagaagtagtgaaaaatgaagtcattaagcttctagataatggaattatttatcctatttctgacagcaaatgggtaagtcctacccaagttgtacccaaaaagtctggagtcactgtgatatacaaatgagaaaaatgagttaattccaactaggactgttacgggttggcgcatgtgcattgacttaggaaacttaattcaatgactagaaaagatcatttccctttacctttcatggaccaaatcctagaaagagttgcaggtcatgaattttattgtttcctagatggttattcaggttacaatcaaattgaaattgcattggaagatcaagagaagactactttcacatgtccatttggtacttttgcatatcgaaggatgccttttggattatgtaatgcaccagccacgtttcaaagatgcatgcttagcatattcagtgatatggtttgaacgttttcttgaaatttttatggatgatttttctgtttttggtgattcatttgatgattgtttgactaacttagaaaaggttttgagcaggtgtgaagagaagaatcttgtactgaattgggaaaaatgtcactttatggtaacaaacggcattgtacttggtcacattgtttcatcgaaaggaattgaggttgacaaatctaaaatcgagttaattgccaacttaccaacaccaaaatctgttaaagatgttagatcattcttaggacatgctggtttttacagaaggttcatcaaagattttagtgtaatattctaagcccttgagtaaccttctaacaaaggataatatttttgaatggactgaacattgtgaggaagcctttgttaaacttaaaaacttgcttacttctgctcctgtcattcaacctcctgattggtcattaccttttgaaataatgtgtgacgctagtgattatgtcgtgggtgctgtcttgggacaaaggaaagataagaaaccttatgtgatttactatgcaagtaaaactttaaatagtgctcaaatgaattacactaccactgaaaaagaattacttgcagtagtatttgcatgtgacaagttcagatcttatcttgttggctcacctgttgttgtttttagtgatcatgcagcattgaatatcttctctctaagaaagattctaaggctagattggtgcggtggattttgttacttcaagaatttgatatcacaatcaaagacaagaaaggcaccgaaaatgttgtcgcggatcatttgtcaagattgacaaccgattcgagatctgacattacaccaatcgatgactactttcctgatgaatctttattttctgtctctacgatgccttggtttgctaatattgttaattttcttgtttcaggacaattgccagctcattggagtacccaagacaaaagaaagttcttgaacgaagtgaagaacttttattgggatgacccttatttattcaaatattgtcctgatcaaatatttcgaagatgcattcctgacaatgaggtaagtagtgtcattaaattttgtcattctgaggcatgtgggggtcatttctcatcaagaaagacaactgcaaaaatcttacaaagtggattctattggcccaccatgttcaaagactcacatgcattctgtaagattttgtgaaaattgtcaaaagttgggatctatttcgaaacgtcacatgatgcctttaaatcctattcttgtcattgagatctttgattgttggggtatagatttcatgggtccatttcctccatcatttggtttcttgtacatattggtcgcagtagattatgtttcaaaatggatagaggcaattccaagtcgaaccaatgatcacaaaatagtgataaagtttttgaaagaaaacattttaagtcgatttggaatccctcgagccatgataagtgatggtggaacacacttttgcaacaagccatttgagtctttaatgaagaaatatggaatcacacataaagttgccaccccttatcatcctcagacaagtggacaagtagagcttgctaatagggagatcaaacagatcttggagaaaacagtgaactctaataggaaagactggtctttaagacttaatgatgcactttgggcttatcgaactgcttataaaacatcattaggtatgtcaccttatagactagtctatggaaaaccatgtcacttgcctgtggaaattgaacataaagcttattgggctattaaagctttgaattcaagccttgatgatgctagtcaactgcgaaaattgcaaata from Populus alba chromosome 14, ASM523922v2, whole genome shotgun sequence includes:
- the LOC140954552 gene encoding uncharacterized protein, which translates into the protein MQRRLNPNMKEVVKNEVIKLLDNGIIYPISDSKWDNIFEWTEHCEEAFVKLKNLLTSAPVIQPPDWSLPFEIMCDASDYVVGAVLGQRKDKKPYVIYYAKFDITIKDKKGTENVVADHLSRLTTDSRSDITPIDDYFPDESLFSVSTMPWFANIVNFLVSGQLPAHWSTQDKRKFLNEVKNFYWDDPYLFKYCPDQIFRRCIPDNEVSSVIKFCHSEACGVDYVSKWIEAIPSRTNDHKIVIKFLKENILSRFGIPRAMISDGGTHFCNKPFESLMKKYGITHKVATPYHPQTSYPYGACDIENPKNGNVFKSLFHPGQMADNGGSQVLGVVPKALANGDIIGKTIGEELQVPTMSDRLNTMFNHADAFIALPGGLGTLEEIFHISSWPNCTFTINP